One region of Jatrophihabitans cynanchi genomic DNA includes:
- a CDS encoding phage holin family protein, whose protein sequence is MTVTPQSDEVPQPGRHAAEPTVGQLVSEASAHLSTIIQGEVALAKLELKSSVKNAGVGAGFFVTALVLLFFSFTFGLIALAEGLTAAGIWRWLSYLIVFVFLLLLIGALVFLGVRKVKRVKAPKRTIDTGKDTVAYLKANTKRS, encoded by the coding sequence GTGACAGTGACACCCCAGTCGGACGAGGTGCCGCAGCCGGGTCGGCACGCTGCCGAGCCGACCGTCGGCCAGCTCGTCTCCGAGGCGTCCGCGCACCTGTCCACGATCATCCAGGGCGAGGTCGCGCTGGCCAAGCTCGAGCTCAAGTCCTCGGTGAAGAACGCCGGCGTCGGTGCCGGCTTCTTCGTGACGGCCCTGGTGCTGCTGTTCTTCTCCTTCACCTTCGGACTGATCGCGCTCGCCGAGGGCCTCACCGCCGCGGGCATCTGGCGCTGGCTGTCCTACCTGATCGTCTTCGTGTTCTTGCTGCTCCTGATCGGCGCGCTCGTCTTCCTCGGCGTCCGCAAGGTCAAGCGGGTGAAGGCGCCCAAGCGCACGATCGACACCGGCAAGGACACCGTCGCCTACCTCAAGGCCAACACGAAGCGGAGCTGA
- a CDS encoding alpha/beta fold hydrolase: MGFGPLPGSPDSSIVLVDGPWRHRTVRANGIALHVAELGTGPLVLLLHGFPQFWWTWRRQLTDLAEAGYRAVAVDLRGFGASDKPPRGYDAPTLAADMAALVASLGERNAIVVGNDLGGLLAWTMAANHAEVVRGIVLLGAAHPLRLRAAIARSPEQRHASAYALRTFQIPRRPEHLLARDGRWVRQLFDTWTGPRWRGTPGYLADVERYAEAMRIHPVGYCASEYFRWLVRSLPRGDGRRFASSLRVPVAAPVLQLQGDFDTCVLPSTAQGSGQYVAGDYEYRVLDGVGHFPQNEVSEQVSGELLRWVKLR, from the coding sequence ATGGGCTTCGGTCCGCTGCCCGGTTCGCCGGACAGCTCGATCGTCCTCGTCGACGGACCGTGGAGGCATCGGACGGTGCGCGCGAACGGCATCGCGCTGCATGTCGCCGAGCTGGGTACCGGCCCGCTCGTCCTGCTGTTGCACGGGTTCCCGCAGTTCTGGTGGACGTGGCGCCGGCAGCTGACCGATCTCGCCGAAGCCGGTTACCGGGCGGTGGCGGTCGACCTGCGCGGGTTCGGCGCGAGCGACAAGCCACCGCGCGGCTACGACGCTCCGACGCTCGCCGCCGACATGGCCGCGCTGGTCGCCTCGCTCGGCGAGCGGAACGCGATCGTCGTCGGCAACGACCTCGGCGGGCTGCTGGCCTGGACGATGGCGGCGAACCACGCCGAGGTCGTGCGCGGCATCGTCCTGCTCGGTGCCGCGCACCCACTTCGGCTGCGCGCGGCGATCGCCCGCAGTCCCGAGCAGCGGCACGCGTCGGCCTACGCGCTGCGCACCTTCCAGATCCCCCGCCGGCCCGAACACCTGCTGGCCCGCGACGGGCGTTGGGTGCGGCAGCTGTTCGACACCTGGACCGGACCGCGCTGGCGTGGCACGCCGGGCTATCTCGCCGACGTGGAGCGCTACGCCGAGGCGATGCGCATCCATCCCGTCGGCTACTGCGCGTCCGAATACTTCCGCTGGTTGGTGCGCTCGCTGCCGCGCGGTGACGGCCGCCGGTTCGCGTCGTCGCTGCGGGTTCCGGTTGCCGCGCCGGTGCTGCAGTTGCAGGGGGACTTCGACACCTGCGTACTGCCGTCCACGGCGCAGGGCTCGGGGCAGTACGTCGCCGGTGACTACGAGTACCGGGTCCTGGACGGTGTCGGGCACTTCCCGCAGAACGAGGTGAGCGAGCAGGTCAGCGGCGAGTTGCTGCGCTGGGTCAAGCTGCGCTGA
- a CDS encoding MarP family serine protease produces MNLLDVVIVVAAVAYGIGGFRHGAIVGALSMLGFFGGAAIGAQIAEPIGSHLAHGRARVPVAIMCVLLLAMLGQLFGAWIAGHVRSRFRSDRGRVLDSGVGSALGVASVLLVAWMVAIPLASSPFPSLASEASSSKIVRTVNDVMPDDVRNLYTSLRSFLDQSGFPPVFGDLPNGPSVAVGPPDATLPRDVQLRVQKAHRSIFKIYGEAPSCSRGIEGTGFVIGKHRIVTNAHVVAGTSQVAVQIDPDHNLAATVVLFDPKRDVAVLDVPRLTAPPLAFEALPAKHGDAAVVLGYPQDGPFSVRSARIRTLTTVGGSDIYGNGNVHREIYSIRAVVRSGNSGGPLLSTNGTVLGMVFATALDSSDTGYALSHGEIAPDLAKAQQLDRPVGTGHCTP; encoded by the coding sequence GTGAACCTCCTCGACGTCGTCATCGTGGTCGCCGCCGTTGCCTACGGCATCGGCGGCTTCCGGCACGGCGCGATCGTCGGGGCGCTGTCGATGCTCGGCTTCTTCGGGGGCGCCGCGATCGGCGCGCAGATCGCCGAGCCGATCGGCTCGCACCTGGCGCACGGCCGGGCGCGGGTGCCGGTCGCGATCATGTGCGTGCTGCTGCTCGCGATGCTCGGCCAGCTGTTCGGCGCCTGGATAGCAGGCCACGTCCGGTCGCGGTTCCGGTCCGACCGCGGCCGGGTGCTCGACAGCGGCGTGGGCTCTGCGCTCGGGGTGGCCTCGGTGTTGCTGGTCGCCTGGATGGTGGCGATCCCGCTCGCGTCCTCGCCCTTCCCGTCCCTGGCGTCCGAGGCGAGCAGTTCGAAGATCGTCCGCACCGTGAACGACGTGATGCCGGACGACGTGCGCAACCTCTACACCTCGCTGCGCTCGTTCCTGGACCAGAGCGGCTTCCCGCCGGTGTTCGGGGACCTGCCCAACGGGCCGAGCGTCGCCGTCGGGCCGCCCGACGCCACGCTGCCGCGCGACGTGCAGCTGCGCGTCCAGAAGGCGCACCGGTCGATCTTCAAGATCTACGGCGAGGCACCGTCGTGCAGCCGTGGCATCGAGGGAACCGGCTTCGTCATCGGCAAGCACCGGATCGTGACCAATGCGCATGTGGTGGCCGGCACCAGCCAGGTGGCGGTGCAGATCGACCCGGACCACAACCTGGCTGCGACCGTCGTGCTGTTCGACCCGAAGCGGGACGTCGCCGTGCTGGACGTCCCCAGGCTGACCGCCCCGCCGCTCGCGTTCGAGGCGTTGCCGGCCAAGCACGGCGACGCCGCGGTCGTGCTCGGCTACCCGCAGGACGGCCCGTTCTCCGTTCGGTCCGCGCGGATCCGCACCCTGACGACGGTCGGCGGCAGCGACATCTACGGAAACGGCAACGTGCACCGCGAGATCTACTCGATCCGCGCGGTGGTCCGCAGCGGCAACTCAGGTGGCCCGCTGCTGTCGACGAACGGGACCGTGCTCGGCATGGTGTTCGCGACCGCGCTGGACTCCTCGGACACCGGTTATGCCCTGTCGCACGGCGAGATCGCGCCGGACCTGGCCAAGGCGCAGCAGCTCGACAGACCGGTCGGCACCGGGCACTGCACGCCCTGA
- a CDS encoding cupredoxin domain-containing protein: MSVTRSTRAATALAAITLATAGVLAGCTSKSAADRQPHSGSGTASVVDGVQQITLHATDFRFSPSTITVHPGKVRIVVVNDGGGAPHDWKLPDFPADYVPLASNGQTKEATFTAPAAGRYQFVCTIHTKQGMTGTLVVLPS; this comes from the coding sequence ATGTCCGTGACCCGTTCGACACGCGCGGCGACCGCGCTGGCCGCGATCACGCTGGCCACGGCCGGCGTGCTCGCCGGCTGCACCTCCAAGTCCGCGGCCGACCGGCAGCCACACAGCGGCTCCGGCACCGCGTCGGTGGTCGACGGCGTCCAGCAGATCACCCTGCACGCGACCGACTTCCGGTTCTCCCCGTCGACGATCACGGTCCACCCGGGCAAGGTGCGGATCGTGGTGGTCAACGACGGCGGTGGCGCGCCACACGACTGGAAGCTGCCCGACTTCCCGGCCGACTACGTCCCGCTCGCCTCCAACGGGCAGACCAAGGAAGCCACCTTCACCGCGCCCGCGGCCGGCCGATATCAATTCGTGTGCACCATCCACACCAAGCAGGGCATGACCGGCACGCTGGTCGTGCTACCGAGCTGA
- a CDS encoding ABC transporter permease — MTRRRREPRVRLLQTAPWRRAPLLLLSRPVVFAGIAVASAVLALAASAGLLFGSTLGTASLRAQAAESCPESSMPTISGSVYLDPGVRDRLPDVNAAGVTALHRAGVPGDGYWVDISRSQFQATPVTLFARAGSLGHVHTLTPNRGQPGLWFPDDFATKIGVHPGQSVPMANGTVRVAGIYRALSPDPFHLAKLPRYWCTWSPLILYKLTGNGGTPPLLLADPQTLANTAVNVPNALESFVQVSWYAPAPIGQMTLQDVRDAAQRSGRASALLATIKPAGVDLATDTTVDLANQGNGNLPVTATPLDAEIGRAQRIQDGLSGSVLPISIAGTLVALLLVAEAGGSWAARRSREVRLLTARGVGPAAIGVKALLEALPAAVLGLGVGYGLSYLLMRTLGPAPAFGSGVPARAAAVAALAAAAGLLLIAVVGGRSARDARATGTVPRGYRRLARHLPYELLLVGVGVRAWLTIRSGDGISYTQNIITVGPLLLVFPLLALTGMVLLLGRGAALLVPRTGRLARALPAAGYLALRRISGSPAIAVGLLLGTALPCGLLAYAGTVSVGVHDELVRKYQTNLGAPDVLQLIGVHDATPNLAQHGTAVVLYSNGPTLANGAPVTVMGIDPATFGRFAYLDKQQRTAVTKLADGGAAAAIWVYAPAPTTPTQAKLGQTTLPLHVVARTHVFPGLRGNYQPMLVVNRAALTGIDANLDRRNEAWTTDAEVAALSTAVQRDGYSIISALDAKIRVSNSGLLPLTWIFGYLRALAVLIGAVAIAGLVFALSARTRRRTVSYVMSRRMGLRPATHIASLLTELLLVVGLGWIAGTLAGLGGYAMLTRSLDLQPQLPPGAQFVLPTISLAATGAVVALLIALAAGGTHTAAERAKPADVLRLE; from the coding sequence GTGACCCGGCGGCGGCGTGAGCCGCGAGTGCGTCTGTTGCAGACCGCGCCGTGGCGGCGGGCCCCGTTGTTGTTGCTGAGCCGGCCGGTAGTTTTCGCAGGCATCGCGGTCGCATCCGCGGTGCTTGCCCTGGCGGCATCGGCGGGGTTGCTGTTCGGCTCCACGTTGGGCACTGCCAGCTTGCGGGCGCAGGCCGCGGAGAGTTGTCCGGAGAGCTCGATGCCCACGATCAGCGGGTCGGTCTACCTGGATCCCGGTGTGCGTGATCGGCTGCCGGACGTCAACGCTGCCGGGGTGACTGCCCTGCACCGGGCGGGCGTCCCGGGTGACGGTTATTGGGTCGACATCAGCCGCAGCCAGTTCCAGGCGACGCCGGTGACCCTGTTCGCCCGAGCCGGTTCGCTGGGCCACGTCCATACCCTCACGCCGAACCGCGGTCAGCCTGGCTTGTGGTTCCCGGACGACTTCGCTACCAAGATCGGTGTCCATCCTGGCCAGAGCGTGCCGATGGCGAACGGCACGGTGCGGGTGGCGGGCATCTATCGGGCGCTGTCGCCGGACCCGTTCCACCTCGCCAAGCTGCCGCGCTACTGGTGTACGTGGTCGCCCCTGATCCTGTACAAGCTCACCGGCAACGGTGGCACGCCACCGTTGCTACTGGCCGATCCACAGACGCTGGCCAACACCGCCGTGAACGTCCCGAATGCGCTGGAATCCTTCGTCCAGGTCTCCTGGTACGCCCCGGCGCCGATCGGGCAGATGACACTGCAGGATGTGCGTGATGCAGCGCAGCGGTCCGGGCGGGCGAGCGCTCTGCTCGCCACCATCAAGCCGGCTGGCGTCGACCTCGCCACCGACACGACAGTCGATCTCGCGAACCAGGGCAACGGCAACCTACCGGTGACCGCCACCCCGCTGGATGCCGAGATTGGCCGGGCACAACGGATCCAGGACGGGCTGTCCGGTTCGGTCCTGCCGATCAGCATCGCTGGCACCCTGGTGGCGTTGCTGCTGGTGGCCGAAGCAGGCGGCTCATGGGCGGCACGCCGTTCACGGGAGGTGCGACTCCTGACCGCCCGCGGGGTCGGGCCGGCCGCTATCGGCGTCAAGGCGCTGCTGGAAGCCCTGCCGGCTGCTGTCCTCGGGCTTGGGGTCGGTTACGGGCTGTCGTACCTGCTGATGCGCACGCTCGGCCCGGCACCGGCGTTCGGGTCGGGCGTGCCGGCTCGGGCCGCCGCCGTCGCTGCCCTGGCGGCCGCAGCCGGACTGCTGCTGATCGCCGTGGTCGGCGGCCGGTCGGCACGCGACGCCCGCGCCACCGGCACCGTGCCGCGCGGGTACCGGCGCCTGGCCCGGCACCTGCCGTACGAGCTGCTGCTGGTCGGTGTGGGGGTACGGGCCTGGCTCACGATCCGCTCGGGCGATGGCATCAGCTACACGCAGAACATCATCACTGTCGGGCCGCTGCTGCTTGTCTTCCCGCTGCTCGCGCTGACCGGCATGGTGCTGCTGCTCGGCCGCGGCGCGGCGCTGCTGGTGCCGCGGACCGGACGGCTCGCGCGCGCCTTGCCGGCAGCAGGCTACCTGGCGCTGCGGCGAATCAGCGGCTCACCGGCGATCGCGGTCGGGCTGCTGCTCGGCACCGCGCTGCCATGCGGCCTGCTCGCCTACGCCGGTACGGTCAGCGTCGGCGTCCACGACGAACTCGTACGCAAGTACCAGACGAACCTCGGCGCACCGGACGTGCTGCAGCTGATCGGCGTCCACGACGCGACACCCAACTTGGCCCAGCACGGCACCGCTGTCGTGCTGTACTCGAATGGGCCCACACTGGCCAACGGTGCACCGGTTACCGTGATGGGAATCGACCCGGCGACCTTCGGGCGATTCGCCTACCTCGACAAGCAGCAGCGCACGGCGGTGACCAAGCTGGCCGACGGTGGAGCCGCCGCCGCAATCTGGGTCTACGCGCCCGCGCCTACGACTCCGACGCAGGCGAAGCTCGGCCAAACCACGCTCCCGCTGCACGTCGTCGCGCGCACGCACGTCTTCCCCGGCCTGCGCGGCAACTACCAGCCGATGCTCGTGGTCAATCGAGCTGCCTTGACCGGAATTGACGCCAACCTCGATCGACGCAACGAGGCATGGACCACAGACGCCGAAGTGGCGGCACTCAGCACTGCCGTCCAACGCGACGGATACAGCATCATCTCCGCGCTCGACGCGAAGATCCGCGTCTCCAACAGCGGCCTGCTACCGCTCACCTGGATCTTCGGATACCTGCGCGCACTGGCCGTCCTCATCGGCGCCGTCGCCATCGCCGGACTCGTCTTCGCACTGTCCGCACGCACGCGCCGCCGCACCGTTTCGTACGTGATGAGCCGCCGCATGGGCCTGCGCCCCGCTACCCACATCGCCTCGCTGCTGACCGAGTTGCTACTCGTCGTCGGCCTCGGCTGGATAGCCGGCACCCTGGCCGGCCTCGGCGGCTACGCGATGCTGACCCGCTCGCTCGACCTGCAGCCGCAACTGCCGCCCGGCGCCCAGTTCGTGCTGCCGACCATCTCGCTCGCGGCGACCGGTGCCGTCGTCGCCCTCCTCATCGCGCTCGCCGCTGGCGGAACGCACACCGCCGCCGAGCGCGCGAAGCCGGCGGACGTCCTCAGGCTCGAATGA
- a CDS encoding NUDIX hydrolase, producing MSSVPDWLRPLVRAARTAGPDQTRFAPPEDGSGRASAVLIAFADTGDGPGVLLIKRAADLRRHPGQVAFPGGAVDDTDADHVAAALREAEEEVGLDPASVRTVAQLPPIFIPPSGFVVTPVLAWWHDPHPVAPVSAREVERVSLVPVAALTDPAHRFRTVHPSGLLGPGFEVDGLFVWGFTGMLLDRLLTLAGWSVPWDESLRRPVPPLAAR from the coding sequence TTGAGTTCGGTTCCTGACTGGCTGCGTCCGCTGGTCCGCGCGGCGCGCACGGCCGGACCGGACCAGACGCGGTTCGCGCCGCCCGAGGACGGCAGCGGCCGCGCCTCCGCAGTGCTGATCGCCTTCGCCGACACCGGCGACGGGCCGGGCGTGCTGCTGATCAAGCGTGCCGCCGACCTGCGCCGGCACCCCGGCCAGGTGGCCTTCCCCGGGGGCGCGGTCGACGACACCGACGCCGACCATGTCGCCGCGGCGCTGCGCGAGGCCGAGGAGGAGGTCGGGCTCGACCCGGCCAGCGTGCGGACGGTCGCGCAGCTGCCGCCGATCTTCATCCCGCCGTCCGGGTTCGTGGTCACCCCGGTGCTCGCGTGGTGGCACGACCCGCATCCGGTCGCGCCGGTGAGCGCGCGCGAGGTCGAGCGGGTCTCGCTCGTGCCGGTGGCGGCGCTCACCGATCCGGCGCACCGGTTCCGCACCGTGCACCCGTCCGGTCTGCTCGGTCCCGGGTTCGAGGTCGACGGCCTGTTCGTGTGGGGATTCACCGGCATGCTGCTGGACCGGCTGCTCACCCTGGCCGGGTGGAGTGTCCCGTGGGACGAGTCACTACGCCGCCCCGTCCCCCCGCTTGCCGCGCGCTAG
- the nth gene encoding endonuclease III gives MPSTAVPAETPLALTRRARRINRELAALYPDAHCELDFTNALELSVATILSAQCTDKRVNEVTPAVFARYRTAADYAGADRAELEEYIRSTGFFRNKTTSLIKLGQALVERFDGEVPHTLTELVTLPGFGRKTANVVLGNAFGIPGITVDTHFGRLARRWHWTAETDPVKVEHAINELIPKKDWTILSHRVIWHGRRMCHSRKPACGVCPIAKLCPSYGEGPTDPEVAAKLVRSASQMMAER, from the coding sequence GTGCCGTCGACCGCCGTACCCGCCGAAACCCCGCTCGCCCTCACCCGGCGCGCCCGCCGCATCAACCGCGAGCTCGCCGCGCTGTACCCCGATGCGCACTGCGAGCTGGACTTCACCAACGCGCTCGAGCTGTCGGTGGCCACGATCTTGTCGGCGCAGTGCACGGACAAGCGCGTGAACGAGGTGACGCCGGCGGTGTTCGCCCGCTACCGCACCGCGGCCGACTACGCCGGTGCCGACCGCGCCGAGCTGGAGGAGTACATCCGCTCGACCGGCTTCTTCCGGAACAAGACGACCTCGCTGATCAAGCTGGGGCAGGCGCTGGTGGAGCGCTTCGACGGCGAGGTGCCGCACACGCTGACGGAGCTGGTCACGCTGCCCGGTTTCGGCCGCAAGACGGCGAACGTGGTGCTGGGCAACGCGTTCGGCATCCCGGGCATCACCGTCGACACGCACTTCGGCCGGCTCGCCCGGCGCTGGCACTGGACGGCCGAGACCGACCCGGTCAAGGTCGAGCACGCGATCAACGAGCTGATCCCGAAGAAGGACTGGACGATCCTGTCGCACCGGGTGATCTGGCACGGGCGGCGCATGTGCCATTCGCGCAAGCCCGCCTGCGGCGTCTGCCCGATCGCGAAGCTGTGCCCTTCGTACGGCGAGGGGCCGACCGATCCGGAGGTCGCCGCGAAGCTGGTGCGCAGCGCCAGCCAGATGATGGCCGAGCGTTGA
- a CDS encoding Crp/Fnr family transcriptional regulator produces MDEILRRAGLFQGVDPDAVEALASEFEIIDAVRGATLFTEGEPGESLYIVLAGKVKLGRRSSDGRENLVAVMGPSDQFGELSLFDPGPRTATATVVTDARLARLPKAALQNWVRERPEIAMQLLRVVARRLRRTNTMLADLIFVDVPGRVAKQLLQLAQRFGSVEGGQLRVTHDLTQEELAQLVGASRETVNKALADFASRGWLRLEGKSVVILDRERLAKRAR; encoded by the coding sequence GTGGACGAGATTCTGCGCAGGGCAGGCCTGTTCCAGGGCGTCGACCCGGATGCCGTCGAGGCACTGGCCAGCGAGTTCGAGATCATCGACGCCGTGCGCGGCGCGACCTTGTTCACCGAGGGCGAGCCGGGCGAGAGCCTGTACATCGTGCTGGCCGGCAAGGTGAAGCTGGGCCGGCGCTCCTCGGACGGTCGCGAGAACCTGGTCGCCGTGATGGGCCCGTCCGACCAGTTCGGCGAGCTGTCGCTGTTCGACCCCGGGCCGCGCACCGCAACGGCGACGGTGGTCACCGACGCCCGGCTGGCGCGGCTGCCCAAGGCCGCCCTGCAGAACTGGGTGCGCGAGCGGCCGGAGATCGCGATGCAGCTGCTGCGCGTCGTCGCCCGCCGGCTGCGGCGCACCAACACGATGCTCGCCGACCTGATCTTCGTCGACGTGCCCGGCCGGGTGGCCAAGCAGCTGCTGCAACTGGCCCAGCGCTTCGGCTCGGTCGAGGGCGGGCAGCTGCGCGTCACGCACGACCTGACCCAGGAGGAGCTGGCCCAGCTCGTCGGGGCGTCCCGCGAGACGGTGAACAAGGCGCTGGCCGATTTCGCCTCGCGTGGCTGGCTGCGCCTGGAGGGCAAGAGCGTCGTGATCCTGGACCGCGAACGGTTGGCCAAGCGCGCCCGCTGA
- a CDS encoding MBL fold metallo-hydrolase, whose protein sequence is MTHPAYETLRPVTPSASVLLQYNPGPMTLDGTNTWLLRAPGSDAVVVVDPGQGGDGHLDLLLEQAPGLSTVLLTHGHVDHSQTAAQLHERTGVGVRAADPAHCHGAEPLTDNLVLDAAGLRISVLGTPGHTSDSVSFVVSSADGEALAVLTGDTILGRGTTVVAYPDGNLREYLDSLHRLRSLDGLIVLPGHGPELPHIGQAAQFYLDHRAQRLEQVRAAVQQLGPHVAARQIVELVYADVDRAVWPAAELSVEAQLEYLRG, encoded by the coding sequence ATGACGCATCCGGCGTACGAGACGCTCCGGCCGGTGACGCCGAGCGCCTCGGTGCTGCTGCAGTACAACCCCGGCCCGATGACGCTCGACGGCACCAACACGTGGCTGCTGCGTGCGCCCGGTTCGGACGCGGTCGTCGTGGTCGATCCCGGTCAGGGGGGCGACGGGCACCTGGACCTGCTGCTCGAGCAGGCACCCGGGCTGAGCACCGTGCTGCTCACCCACGGCCACGTCGACCACAGCCAGACGGCGGCGCAACTGCACGAGCGCACCGGGGTCGGGGTGCGCGCGGCCGATCCGGCGCACTGCCACGGTGCCGAGCCGCTCACCGACAATCTGGTGCTCGACGCCGCCGGGCTGCGGATCAGCGTGCTGGGCACGCCCGGGCACACGTCCGACTCGGTGTCCTTCGTGGTGAGCTCGGCCGACGGCGAGGCGCTGGCGGTGCTCACCGGCGACACGATCCTGGGGCGCGGCACCACCGTGGTCGCCTACCCCGACGGCAACCTGCGCGAGTACCTCGACTCGCTGCACCGGCTGCGCAGCCTGGACGGGCTGATCGTGCTCCCCGGGCACGGACCCGAGCTGCCGCACATCGGGCAGGCCGCGCAGTTCTACCTGGACCATCGCGCGCAACGCCTGGAGCAGGTGCGCGCGGCGGTGCAGCAGTTGGGCCCGCACGTTGCGGCGCGCCAGATCGTGGAGCTGGTCTACGCGGACGTCGACCGCGCGGTATGGCCGGCCGCGGAGCTGTCCGTCGAGGCGCAGCTGGAGTACCTGCGCGGCTGA
- a CDS encoding NUDIX hydrolase: MSDVPIRDAATVVLLRDGTAGIEAWLLTRVREMVFAAGMSVFPGGRVDEADVDLPFAPGAGAEVAERYGVDERHARALLGAAVRETFEEAAVLLTSPVADLSGARADVEAGRVSFGELLRGNGLRIDAEALRPWSRWITPPGEVRRYDTRFFVGALPDGAEAQDVTSESSSAGWVGVGEALEQVQRGERGMLPPTVATLASLAPFRTVEQALDAAPGRSLDAISPTIRADGEKVIATLPDGSEFELPKALFR; this comes from the coding sequence GTGAGTGACGTCCCGATCCGGGACGCGGCGACCGTCGTCCTGCTGCGCGACGGCACCGCGGGCATCGAGGCGTGGCTGCTGACCCGGGTCCGCGAGATGGTGTTCGCGGCCGGGATGTCGGTGTTCCCCGGAGGACGGGTCGACGAGGCCGACGTGGACCTGCCGTTCGCGCCCGGTGCCGGCGCCGAGGTGGCCGAACGGTACGGGGTGGACGAGCGGCACGCACGCGCGCTGCTCGGTGCCGCGGTCCGCGAGACCTTCGAGGAGGCCGCCGTGCTGCTGACCTCGCCGGTCGCCGACCTGTCCGGTGCCCGCGCGGACGTCGAGGCGGGCCGGGTGTCGTTCGGCGAGCTGCTGCGCGGCAACGGGCTGCGGATCGACGCCGAGGCGCTGCGGCCGTGGTCGCGCTGGATCACCCCGCCGGGGGAGGTGCGCCGCTACGACACGCGGTTCTTCGTCGGCGCGCTGCCGGACGGCGCCGAGGCGCAGGACGTCACGTCCGAGTCGTCGTCCGCGGGATGGGTCGGCGTGGGCGAGGCGCTGGAGCAGGTGCAGCGCGGCGAGCGGGGAATGCTGCCGCCGACCGTCGCGACGCTCGCCTCGCTGGCACCGTTCCGCACCGTCGAGCAGGCGCTCGACGCGGCGCCGGGCCGGTCGCTGGACGCGATCTCGCCGACGATCCGGGCGGACGGGGAGAAGGTCATCGCCACCTTGCCGGACGGCTCCGAGTTCGAGCTGCCGAAGGCGCTGTTCAGATGA
- a CDS encoding RidA family protein translates to MPAHRARLAELGLVLPAVAAPLAAYVPAVRSGSLVWTSGQLPLVNGALAVTGKVGSDLQPDQAAELAKVCALNALAAIDDLVGLDAVLRVVKVVGYVASSPEFTGQPAVVNGASEFLGRLFGDAGRHARSAVGVAVLPLNAPVEVELVVEVDAA, encoded by the coding sequence ATGCCCGCCCATCGCGCCCGACTCGCCGAACTCGGCCTCGTCCTGCCCGCAGTCGCCGCCCCGCTGGCCGCGTACGTCCCGGCCGTGCGGAGCGGCTCGCTCGTCTGGACCTCCGGCCAGCTGCCGCTCGTCAACGGCGCGCTCGCCGTGACCGGAAAGGTCGGCAGCGACCTGCAGCCGGACCAGGCGGCCGAGCTGGCCAAGGTGTGCGCCCTCAACGCGCTCGCCGCGATCGACGACCTGGTCGGGCTGGACGCGGTGCTGCGCGTCGTCAAGGTCGTCGGCTACGTCGCGTCCTCGCCGGAGTTCACCGGCCAGCCCGCGGTCGTCAACGGCGCGAGCGAGTTCCTCGGCCGGCTGTTCGGCGACGCCGGGCGGCACGCGCGATCGGCCGTCGGGGTCGCGGTGCTACCGCTGAACGCGCCGGTCGAGGTGGAACTCGTCGTCGAGGTCGACGCGGCGTGA